A stretch of the Ferviditalea candida genome encodes the following:
- a CDS encoding aminotransferase class I/II-fold pyridoxal phosphate-dependent enzyme, which translates to MIRQDELNQMKGKRQSMQDYLASSVKEIPPSGIRKFFDLVAGSKDVISLGVGEPDFVTPWHVREACVYSLEQGRTAYTHNAGLPELREGIAEYLYTRFNVKYEPSNQILVTVGGSEAIDLALRALVEPGDEVLIPEPSYISYSPIVSLVGGKAVGIETFARDQFKITAEALKARLTSRTKILILCYPNNPTGGIMTYEDWLPIAKVVEEHDLIVISDEIYAELTYGSRHVSFASIPGMKDRTVLVSGFSKSFAMTGWRMGYACGHPELIGAMLKIHQYTVMCAPVMGQVAAIEALKNGLEEKDHMVEAYNQRRRLVVKGFREIGLDCHEPQGAFYAFPSIQSTGISSDEFAQRLLVEAKVAVVPGHVFGLGGEGFIRCSYATSVPQLSEALERIGNFVNRIKNI; encoded by the coding sequence ATGATTCGTCAGGATGAATTGAACCAGATGAAGGGAAAACGCCAATCCATGCAGGATTATCTTGCTTCTTCTGTCAAAGAAATTCCGCCTTCTGGTATCCGTAAGTTTTTTGATCTGGTTGCCGGAAGCAAAGATGTAATCTCTCTGGGGGTCGGCGAACCGGATTTTGTCACTCCTTGGCACGTAAGAGAAGCTTGCGTGTATTCGTTGGAGCAGGGAAGAACCGCCTATACGCACAATGCGGGACTGCCGGAGCTGCGTGAAGGGATTGCCGAATATTTATATACCCGGTTCAATGTGAAATATGAGCCTTCCAATCAGATTCTGGTGACGGTCGGAGGCAGCGAAGCGATTGACTTGGCTTTGCGCGCTTTGGTCGAGCCGGGGGATGAGGTGCTGATTCCCGAGCCGAGCTACATTTCGTATTCGCCGATCGTTTCCTTGGTTGGCGGCAAAGCCGTGGGCATCGAAACCTTCGCCCGCGATCAATTCAAAATAACTGCCGAAGCCTTGAAAGCCAGGCTTACTTCCCGCACAAAGATTTTGATTCTGTGCTACCCGAACAATCCGACCGGGGGAATCATGACCTATGAGGATTGGCTGCCGATTGCGAAAGTTGTGGAGGAACACGATCTGATCGTGATTTCTGACGAAATATACGCTGAACTCACCTATGGAAGCCGGCATGTCAGCTTTGCTTCGATTCCGGGAATGAAGGACCGCACTGTGCTTGTCAGCGGCTTTTCCAAGAGCTTTGCCATGACGGGCTGGAGAATGGGCTACGCTTGCGGACACCCGGAGCTGATCGGGGCGATGCTCAAAATTCATCAGTATACCGTGATGTGCGCTCCCGTAATGGGGCAGGTAGCGGCAATCGAAGCTTTGAAAAACGGTCTTGAAGAAAAAGACCATATGGTGGAAGCCTACAATCAGCGCCGCCGTTTGGTGGTAAAAGGTTTCCGCGAAATCGGATTGGACTGCCATGAGCCGCAGGGAGCTTTTTATGCGTTTCCGTCAATTCAATCCACGGGTATCAGCTCCGATGAATTCGCCCAGCGTCTGCTTGTCGAAGCCAAGGTTGCTGTCGTTCCGGGCCATGTCTTCGGACTGGGAGGGGAAGGATTCATCCGGTGTTCATACGCTACATCCGTGCCGCAGCTCTCCGAAGCTCTCGAGCGGATCGGAAATTTTGTTAACAGGATTAAAAATATTTGA
- a CDS encoding aspartyl-phosphate phosphatase Spo0E family protein — protein sequence MAVTQYHMTSSIAEHLILERPHRFGTKVSDRNRLTNALEEEIFQLRLRMERVIQEHKLLTSQNVLEISHILDEKINAYMKLRMKS from the coding sequence ATGGCAGTAACTCAATATCATATGACGAGCAGTATTGCGGAGCATTTGATTCTGGAACGTCCCCATCGCTTCGGCACAAAAGTTTCCGACCGCAATCGCCTTACGAATGCTCTCGAGGAGGAAATCTTCCAGCTCCGGCTTAGGATGGAGCGGGTCATACAGGAACACAAGCTGCTGACGTCGCAGAATGTTCTGGAAATCAGTCACATCCTTGACGAAAAAATTAATGCATATATGAAGCTTCGAATGAAGAGTTGA
- a CDS encoding cob(I)yrinic acid a,c-diamide adenosyltransferase, with product MKMYTRSGDEGKTSVIGGRVDKDDIRVEAYGTIDELNGFVGQAAGFMDGERFAEMRDKLIWIQHELFDCGSDLAYVGKKDRPYKVTADMIDRLEQWIDLYEEENPPITRFILPGGTTVSSALHVCRSVSRRAERRVVTLAKTSEINPEVIRYLNRLSDFFFAAARTANSRENVKDVEYERSAEVFRTES from the coding sequence GTGAAAATGTATACCCGTTCGGGCGATGAGGGGAAAACCTCGGTCATCGGAGGACGTGTGGATAAGGATGACATCCGCGTTGAAGCTTATGGCACGATTGATGAGCTGAACGGCTTTGTCGGGCAGGCGGCAGGCTTCATGGATGGGGAACGATTTGCCGAGATGCGGGATAAATTGATTTGGATTCAGCATGAATTGTTTGACTGCGGCTCCGATCTTGCGTATGTCGGGAAGAAGGACAGGCCGTACAAGGTAACCGCGGACATGATTGACCGGTTGGAACAGTGGATCGACCTGTATGAGGAGGAGAACCCGCCGATAACCCGTTTTATCCTGCCGGGCGGAACAACGGTCTCATCGGCGCTGCACGTCTGCCGCAGCGTCAGCCGCAGGGCGGAACGAAGAGTGGTGACATTGGCCAAGACCAGCGAAATCAATCCGGAGGTAATCCGCTATTTAAACCGTTTGTCGGATTTCTTCTTTGCGGCCGCCCGAACGGCAAACAGCCGGGAAAATGTCAAGGATGTCGAATATGAGCGCAGCGCAGAGGTGTTTCGGACGGAATCATGA
- a CDS encoding RluA family pseudouridine synthase: MMNYYEPLTYIVTSSEEGWLLRTVLRQKLGISRKLLSRLKLTEEGITVNGVRQYTNVTVKQGDVVRVSMAQERSTDILPQKLPLRILFEDDHLLIVDKPAGMIVHPTHGHYTDTLANAVVYHWRETGKQHRFRPVHRLDQETSGVLAVAKNPYAQQMIALQMQAGDVVKEYIAFVYGRPPAASGTVEGPIDRDPLEPHIRVVTPTGYPAVTHYRLEESFGAASRMRLRLETGRTHQIRVHMQHIGCPLIGDKLYRRLDGEAEQPSFEEFISRQALHASRLSFDHPVSGQRLDFIAELPEDMALLMNRLRMFASDNHRIKE; encoded by the coding sequence ATCATGAACTATTACGAGCCTCTGACATACATTGTGACTTCAAGCGAAGAGGGATGGCTGCTTCGTACGGTTTTGAGGCAGAAATTGGGGATTTCGCGAAAGCTGCTTTCCCGCTTGAAATTGACCGAGGAGGGCATTACGGTCAACGGGGTCAGGCAGTATACCAACGTGACTGTGAAGCAAGGGGATGTCGTTCGGGTGAGCATGGCGCAGGAGCGGTCGACAGATATTTTGCCGCAAAAGCTTCCGCTCCGCATTCTGTTCGAGGATGACCATCTGCTGATTGTCGACAAGCCGGCCGGCATGATTGTCCATCCGACACACGGGCACTATACCGATACGCTGGCGAATGCCGTAGTTTACCATTGGCGGGAGACGGGCAAGCAGCACAGGTTTCGTCCCGTTCATCGATTGGATCAAGAGACATCAGGTGTGCTGGCAGTGGCCAAAAATCCTTACGCGCAGCAAATGATTGCCCTGCAAATGCAAGCGGGAGACGTTGTCAAGGAATATATCGCATTCGTTTACGGAAGGCCTCCTGCCGCATCCGGCACTGTAGAAGGTCCAATCGACCGGGACCCGCTTGAGCCCCATATCCGGGTGGTTACGCCAACCGGTTATCCGGCGGTGACTCACTACCGGCTGGAAGAGAGCTTCGGCGCTGCCAGCCGGATGCGTCTCCGTTTGGAGACGGGCAGAACCCATCAAATTCGGGTGCATATGCAGCATATCGGCTGTCCGCTTATCGGGGACAAGCTGTATCGCAGGCTTGACGGAGAAGCGGAACAACCGAGCTTCGAAGAATTCATCAGCCGTCAGGCGCTGCACGCTTCCCGGTTGTCCTTTGACCATCCCGTCAGCGGCCAAAGGCTGGATTTTATCGCGGAGCTTCCGGAGGACATGGCTTTGCTGATGAATCGGCTGCGTATGTTTGCATCCGACAATCATAGAATAAAGGAGTAA
- a CDS encoding arsenate reductase family protein: MRKVTIYQYPKCGTSRKAVKWLQEHDVEMDSIPIVESPPSAEQLAEFVRKSGLDIKKFFNTSGEVYKEMNLKDRLPELSDEQKIGLLAANGKLIKRPIVTDGNRVTVGFNEEQFEEIWGG, encoded by the coding sequence ATGCGGAAAGTGACTATTTACCAATATCCGAAATGCGGCACCAGTCGAAAAGCCGTCAAATGGCTTCAGGAACACGATGTAGAGATGGATAGCATACCGATCGTCGAGAGCCCGCCCTCCGCGGAGCAGCTGGCGGAATTTGTCCGCAAAAGCGGACTGGACATCAAGAAGTTTTTCAATACATCGGGTGAAGTCTATAAGGAAATGAACCTGAAGGATCGACTGCCGGAACTGTCGGATGAACAGAAGATCGGGCTTTTGGCGGCCAACGGAAAGCTGATTAAACGCCCGATCGTGACGGACGGAAACCGGGTTACGGTCGGTTTTAACGAGGAGCAATTCGAAGAAATCTGGGGTGGATGA
- a CDS encoding site-2 protease family protein: MNESIKKTKKSRPWGWVGAGILLLFTKIKMILPLLIKLAGPILSMLISVVSYALLLGKWETAIGLVIMLFVHEMGHVFAAKRKKLPVSLPVFIPFLGALITMKKHPRDAVTEAYIAFGGPLIGSIGAFAALLLGVWLDQMLWVAIAYIGFFLNLINLLPIHPLDGGRISVAVTRWLWLFGLIGGFFVILYLRSILFFIIWLLFAWDLYKKYVRNKKSGTSLTIPFHMEISGDYLVERGSFIPGEQHRAELAFVTYSTLEGDQKVEVFWESLGVRTAVNLPHQMLLEGVKMTHIEHIPNWKPVPDKIVVHCQISGEVYVSDKYYDVPNATRWRFGLAYAGLALFLFLMIGYIHRIFPMA, translated from the coding sequence TTGAACGAATCAATAAAAAAAACGAAAAAATCGAGGCCTTGGGGTTGGGTCGGGGCCGGAATTCTGCTGCTGTTTACCAAAATCAAAATGATTCTTCCGCTGCTGATAAAATTGGCCGGTCCCATTCTGAGCATGCTGATTTCCGTGGTCAGCTATGCTTTGCTTTTGGGGAAGTGGGAGACCGCCATCGGCTTGGTCATCATGCTGTTTGTGCATGAAATGGGGCATGTTTTCGCGGCCAAACGAAAAAAGCTGCCAGTTTCACTGCCTGTGTTTATCCCTTTTTTGGGCGCATTGATTACCATGAAAAAGCACCCGCGGGATGCGGTGACGGAGGCTTATATCGCGTTCGGGGGGCCGTTGATCGGCAGTATCGGCGCTTTCGCGGCACTGCTGTTGGGCGTTTGGCTGGATCAAATGCTGTGGGTAGCCATTGCGTATATCGGCTTTTTCCTCAATTTAATCAACCTTCTGCCCATCCATCCTTTGGACGGTGGCCGCATTTCCGTGGCTGTGACGCGTTGGCTGTGGCTTTTTGGACTGATTGGCGGTTTTTTTGTCATCCTGTATTTGCGAAGCATTCTGTTTTTTATCATTTGGCTGTTGTTTGCCTGGGATTTGTATAAAAAGTACGTGCGCAACAAGAAATCGGGAACCTCTCTAACCATCCCTTTTCATATGGAAATATCAGGCGATTATCTGGTGGAAAGAGGTTCGTTCATCCCGGGGGAGCAGCACCGGGCCGAGTTGGCCTTTGTCACCTATTCCACTTTGGAAGGCGATCAGAAGGTGGAAGTGTTCTGGGAAAGCCTGGGCGTCCGGACTGCGGTAAATTTGCCGCACCAGATGCTTCTTGAGGGTGTCAAAATGACACACATCGAACACATTCCGAATTGGAAGCCGGTTCCCGATAAAATCGTTGTGCACTGCCAAATTTCCGGCGAGGTCTATGTCAGCGACAAATATTACGACGTTCCGAACGCGACGCGCTGGAGGTTCGGCTTGGCCTACGCGGGCCTTGCCCTGTTCTTGTTCCTGATGATCGGATATATTCATCGCATATTCCCCATGGCTTAG
- a CDS encoding aminotransferase class I/II-fold pyridoxal phosphate-dependent enzyme, protein MGIKGSRRLEQLGSAIFAEIAEWKSEVKARGIDVIDLGIGSPDRPPSDKVIRALKEGVEDRSLYRYPGSEGSPEFRGTVAKWYRCRFGVELDPDREVLALMGSQDGLAHLALSVTDPGDVVMVPDPGYPIYAASLSLAGAEPYFVPLREESGYLPRLDEIPEEIARRAKLWILNYPSNPLSAVADRAFFEQWVEFARRYDILLAHDLAYSEMAFDGFKPPSILEVNGAKEVAVEFHSLSKSYNLAGCRIAYLVGNADAVKALRILKSNIDYGIYLAVQKAGIAALEEDMSGAGPIGKLYERRRDAMIERFAQHGWHIPKPMATMFIWAPVPQGWTSRQISREILLETGVVVVPGDAFGSEGEGYVRIALVQEEYRLLEAADRIGRFLQKKRRAGS, encoded by the coding sequence ATGGGCATAAAAGGATCGAGACGGCTGGAGCAACTGGGCTCGGCCATCTTTGCGGAAATAGCGGAATGGAAATCGGAGGTGAAGGCCAGAGGGATTGACGTGATTGATCTGGGGATCGGCAGCCCTGATCGTCCGCCGTCCGATAAGGTGATCCGCGCGCTGAAAGAGGGCGTGGAGGACCGGTCCTTATACCGTTATCCAGGGTCGGAAGGTAGCCCGGAATTCCGGGGAACAGTTGCAAAATGGTATCGCTGCCGGTTCGGCGTCGAATTGGATCCGGATCGGGAGGTGCTGGCCTTGATGGGATCCCAGGACGGTCTGGCTCATTTGGCGTTGTCCGTCACTGATCCGGGGGATGTCGTAATGGTTCCCGATCCGGGGTATCCGATATATGCCGCCAGCCTAAGCCTTGCAGGGGCTGAGCCGTACTTTGTGCCGCTGAGGGAAGAAAGCGGATATCTTCCCCGGTTGGATGAGATTCCCGAGGAGATTGCGCGCAGGGCAAAGCTGTGGATTTTGAATTATCCGAGCAATCCGCTGTCCGCGGTGGCTGACCGCGCTTTTTTTGAACAGTGGGTCGAGTTTGCGCGCAGATACGATATTCTGCTGGCCCATGATTTGGCCTATTCGGAGATGGCTTTCGACGGCTTCAAGCCGCCCAGCATTCTGGAAGTGAACGGAGCAAAAGAAGTGGCGGTCGAATTCCACTCCTTGTCGAAAAGCTATAATTTGGCAGGCTGCCGTATTGCATATCTTGTCGGCAATGCGGATGCCGTCAAAGCTCTGCGGATTTTGAAGTCGAATATTGACTACGGAATTTATCTGGCCGTGCAGAAGGCGGGCATTGCCGCCTTGGAGGAGGATATGAGCGGAGCGGGGCCGATAGGCAAGCTTTATGAACGGCGCAGGGATGCGATGATTGAACGGTTTGCGCAGCACGGCTGGCATATTCCGAAACCGATGGCGACCATGTTTATTTGGGCGCCTGTTCCGCAAGGGTGGACCTCCCGACAAATTTCCCGGGAAATTCTGCTGGAGACCGGAGTTGTCGTTGTGCCGGGCGACGCTTTTGGTTCGGAAGGCGAGGGCTACGTTCGCATCGCGCTTGTCCAGGAGGAGTACCGTTTGCTGGAGGCGGCCGACCGGATCGGGCGATTTTTGCAAAAAAAGCGTCGGGCCGGATCTTAA
- a CDS encoding pirin family protein produces the protein MIRIFPDKSRFNADHGWLNSRFSFSFAEYYDPHNLRFGPLRVLNDDIVQPGTGFGTHPHREMEIVTVVLDGELQHEDSTGNKEIIRYGEIQRMTAGTGILHSEVNPSSDTPVNFLQLWIEPAERGLTPSYEQIRYTPDEMLNSLLPVVSQSLHEKNRVAYIHQNATLYLSKLEAGRQIDFQQQHGRKNFLFVIEGDLKLNGEHSLQRRDSARIEDVADLQIHSGSGAFFMLIDLP, from the coding sequence ATGATCCGAATCTTTCCGGACAAATCGCGGTTTAACGCCGACCATGGATGGCTGAACAGCCGTTTCAGCTTTTCGTTTGCGGAATATTACGATCCCCACAATCTGCGATTCGGGCCCTTGAGAGTATTAAATGACGATATCGTGCAGCCAGGGACCGGCTTCGGAACCCATCCCCACCGTGAAATGGAGATCGTTACCGTGGTTCTGGACGGGGAACTCCAGCATGAGGACAGCACGGGGAACAAAGAAATCATCCGTTACGGTGAAATTCAACGAATGACTGCAGGGACGGGGATTCTCCACTCGGAAGTCAACCCTTCCTCCGATACCCCGGTCAATTTCCTGCAGCTGTGGATCGAGCCTGCCGAAAGAGGCCTGACTCCGTCCTACGAGCAGATCCGTTACACCCCTGACGAGATGCTCAATTCACTGCTGCCGGTCGTGTCCCAAAGCCTGCACGAAAAAAATCGGGTAGCCTACATTCATCAGAATGCCACTCTCTATTTGAGCAAGCTGGAGGCGGGCAGACAAATCGATTTCCAGCAGCAGCACGGCAGAAAAAACTTTTTATTCGTGATCGAAGGGGATTTAAAGCTCAACGGCGAGCATTCGCTCCAACGCAGAGACTCCGCCCGAATCGAAGACGTGGCGGATCTGCAGATTCACTCCGGCAGCGGGGCGTTCTTTATGCTGATTGATCTGCCCTAA
- a CDS encoding winged helix-turn-helix transcriptional regulator, with protein MSHDFKLCPKFEQAFELLGKRWTGLIIRVLLTGPKRFKDISALIPGVSDKMLTERFKELEAAEVLIRNVYPETPVRIEYELTEKGRMLEPVLDEVQKWADRYI; from the coding sequence ATGAGTCATGATTTCAAACTTTGTCCGAAATTCGAACAGGCTTTCGAATTGTTGGGAAAACGTTGGACAGGTCTCATTATTCGCGTGCTATTGACCGGTCCGAAGAGGTTCAAGGATATTTCCGCGCTCATTCCCGGAGTCAGCGACAAGATGCTGACCGAACGGTTCAAGGAACTTGAGGCGGCTGAGGTTCTTATCCGCAACGTCTATCCGGAAACCCCGGTGCGCATCGAATATGAATTGACCGAGAAAGGCAGAATGCTTGAACCGGTTTTGGATGAAGTTCAAAAATGGGCGGACCGGTACATTTAA
- a CDS encoding SIMPL domain-containing protein, giving the protein MKRKTGFLLTAMGIAAGLLVLPLIGGAGAVLLKSQSAFAAGSSSPAQQDQHLIVVSGQGEVSAEPDVAYISIGVETSADTANAAQSTNSKKFADLQSVLLNQYGIDKKEVQTTSFQVYPQYQYSDKQNPKVAGYTASHMVQVTYRNLPKLGQLLDDVSKSGVNRVNNIQFSTEKSQDYELQALQKAMDNAKAKAKALAQSAGKELGGVVNITQNGGSMPPVIYGNAKMVADSAASASTPVFGGEVTVSANVTVQFEFR; this is encoded by the coding sequence ATGAAGAGGAAGACGGGATTTTTATTGACGGCCATGGGAATCGCTGCTGGTTTGCTGGTCCTGCCGCTGATCGGCGGGGCGGGAGCGGTTCTCTTGAAAAGCCAATCTGCCTTTGCGGCGGGCTCATCATCTCCGGCTCAGCAGGATCAGCACCTGATCGTCGTGAGCGGGCAGGGGGAAGTTTCCGCCGAACCGGACGTGGCCTATATTTCTATTGGCGTCGAGACCTCTGCGGACACGGCTAATGCTGCACAAAGCACGAATTCGAAGAAATTCGCAGACCTGCAAAGCGTGCTGTTGAATCAGTATGGAATCGACAAAAAAGAAGTTCAAACCACCAGTTTTCAAGTCTATCCGCAATATCAGTACAGCGACAAGCAAAACCCCAAGGTTGCCGGTTATACCGCAAGCCATATGGTTCAGGTGACCTACCGCAATCTTCCCAAATTGGGCCAACTGCTTGACGATGTTTCCAAGTCCGGGGTCAATCGGGTGAACAACATCCAATTCAGCACGGAAAAATCGCAGGATTATGAGCTGCAGGCCCTGCAAAAAGCGATGGACAACGCCAAAGCGAAGGCGAAAGCGCTGGCTCAATCGGCAGGAAAGGAACTGGGAGGTGTTGTGAACATCACCCAAAACGGCGGCAGCATGCCGCCGGTGATCTACGGAAACGCAAAGATGGTGGCGGATTCTGCTGCGTCGGCTTCCACCCCGGTATTCGGAGGGGAAGTGACTGTTTCCGCCAACGTCACGGTACAGTTTGAATTTCGGTAA